The following are encoded together in the Verrucomicrobiota bacterium genome:
- a CDS encoding Gfo/Idh/MocA family oxidoreductase: MSATDPKLKVCLIGAGQWGRQHARVFSQREDVALCAVAGRTLARTQARAAEFGMRAYTNIGEMLDRERPDLVSLSLPNLEHFEATLEVIRAGYALLVEKPFVFELAEADQLLAEAEKRGLFFAINFNHRYAKPLRLARSAVEEGRLGEITHAIWRFGGEANVSPHPHANLIETQCHGFDQLEHLCGPIRSIMAEMTDLTGGGYRTMVLALRFATGAVGSMTGTYDSSYAYQDTHRLEINGTKGRLVVDDTVRRFSFQKAGEETSEVWQAGYFNDFDREFHRTFDVHLHAVLDAFKRGDQPPVHARAGRRALQLAWAAVESFESGKRIMLDP, translated from the coding sequence ATGAGCGCCACCGACCCGAAACTAAAGGTTTGCCTGATAGGGGCCGGCCAATGGGGCCGCCAGCATGCCCGCGTTTTCTCGCAGCGGGAAGACGTGGCCCTCTGCGCCGTAGCCGGGCGCACCCTGGCAAGAACGCAGGCGCGTGCGGCCGAGTTCGGCATGCGTGCCTATACGAACATCGGAGAAATGCTTGACCGGGAGCGGCCTGATTTGGTCAGTCTTTCGCTGCCGAACCTGGAACATTTTGAAGCTACCCTGGAGGTAATCCGGGCCGGGTACGCGCTGCTGGTAGAAAAGCCGTTTGTGTTCGAGCTCGCGGAAGCTGACCAATTACTGGCCGAAGCGGAGAAACGCGGTTTGTTCTTTGCAATCAATTTCAACCACCGGTATGCGAAGCCGCTGCGCCTCGCGCGCAGCGCCGTTGAAGAAGGCCGCCTGGGCGAGATCACTCACGCTATCTGGCGATTCGGCGGCGAAGCCAACGTAAGCCCGCATCCCCATGCTAACTTGATCGAAACGCAATGCCACGGCTTTGATCAACTGGAGCACTTGTGCGGTCCGATTCGCTCGATCATGGCCGAAATGACGGACCTTACCGGAGGCGGCTATCGCACGATGGTGCTGGCTTTACGTTTCGCAACCGGTGCGGTCGGCAGCATGACGGGCACCTACGATTCATCTTATGCTTACCAGGACACGCACCGCCTCGAGATCAACGGTACCAAAGGCCGGCTCGTGGTCGATGACACGGTTAGACGTTTTTCCTTTCAAAAGGCGGGTGAGGAGACAAGTGAGGTTTGGCAGGCCGGTTATTTCAACGACTTTGATCGCGAATTTCACCGTACGTTCGATGTGCATCTCCACGCTGTGCTCGACGCCTTCAAACGCGGCGATCAACCACCGGTGCATGCCCGGGCCGGACGGCGCGCCCTGCAACTGGCCTGGGCCGCGGTTGAATCATTTGAATCGGGGAAAAGAATAATGCTGGACCCGTAA
- a CDS encoding HlyD family secretion protein, with protein sequence MANPIVGWAKKHLLLSTALVILLAYALFEVLSGWIVFCRDAYVMSDVVIIAPEVNGPMLSLDVVNDQIVKAGALLFTIDPKPFQIEVDRQSAALDLARANLRRTQDQLALATSDIAAKQAEYEDATKNRQRAVELASSGALAQETLDTVQRAFQVSLAGLDRAQAAKAVAEQEISVQHVTVKQMEAAVAKATYELSRTQVRSPTGGRVAPFQLRPGSYLEAGRPVMALVTEEDWRVVANITERHLSGLQPGKRVWFTVGSDPWQIHTGRVRSIAPGVARSASGVSALPYVQPNTDWIRLPRRFPVEINLGDLPSRKRLFMGSDATVWWINR encoded by the coding sequence ATGGCCAACCCGATTGTCGGCTGGGCGAAAAAACACCTGCTGCTGAGTACCGCCCTGGTCATCCTTCTCGCGTATGCCCTGTTCGAGGTTCTCAGCGGCTGGATCGTGTTTTGTCGCGACGCTTACGTGATGAGTGACGTGGTGATCATCGCGCCGGAAGTGAACGGTCCGATGCTGAGCCTGGACGTGGTCAATGACCAAATCGTCAAAGCCGGCGCTTTGCTTTTCACCATCGATCCAAAGCCGTTCCAGATCGAGGTTGACCGGCAGAGCGCGGCGCTTGACCTCGCCCGGGCAAACCTTCGGCGGACCCAGGATCAATTGGCTTTGGCCACGTCGGACATCGCCGCGAAACAAGCCGAATACGAGGACGCAACCAAAAACCGGCAGCGCGCCGTCGAGTTGGCAAGCAGCGGCGCTTTGGCTCAGGAAACGCTGGATACGGTTCAACGGGCGTTCCAGGTCTCGCTCGCCGGCCTGGACCGAGCTCAGGCCGCGAAGGCGGTTGCCGAGCAGGAAATCAGCGTGCAGCACGTGACGGTCAAACAGATGGAAGCTGCCGTGGCGAAGGCCACCTATGAGTTAAGCCGTACGCAGGTTAGGTCGCCCACCGGGGGTCGGGTGGCTCCGTTTCAACTCCGCCCCGGGAGTTATCTGGAAGCAGGACGGCCGGTGATGGCGCTCGTTACAGAGGAAGACTGGCGCGTGGTTGCTAACATTACCGAGCGGCATCTGAGCGGCCTTCAACCCGGCAAGCGCGTCTGGTTCACGGTCGGATCGGACCCGTGGCAGATTCACACGGGGCGCGTTCGAAGCATCGCGCCGGGAGTCGCGCGCTCGGCCTCGGGTGTCTCGGCGTTGCCGTACGTTCAGCCCAATACCGACTGGATCCGCCTGCCGCGGCGTTTCCCGGTCGAGATTAATCTGGGGGATTTGCCCAGCCGCAAGCGTTTGTTCATGGGAAGTGACGCCACCGTCTGGTGGATCAACCGGTGA
- a CDS encoding alcohol dehydrogenase catalytic domain-containing protein, which yields MNKPIPPSCRVPVFSGNKKIHFAEKEVPEPGPSQLLLRIHANALCGSERPQFYDGASVTPGHEAAGTVVACGPGTQTPAGTSGVVFLMDFCGECRSCRLGFTNQCLHKRGDMGFNRDGGYGQYELIHENIFFPVPDGISPTEATLLLDIMGTGGHAIERCQLMRPDIESLLVTGAGPIGLGVLAMAKIILGRELKVLLTDVVAYRLRLAERLGGLPINVAKTTLDEGIKAHGLERVDMAVDTSGRQAARQAALNALAQRGSLICVGHGEGITLKVSPDLISPERSVAGSEYFRYNELPVNLRRLQEHRDYMSQIITHRLSVDRIQEAFEMFFLDGETGKVLIEQ from the coding sequence ATGAACAAACCGATACCCCCCAGTTGCCGGGTTCCCGTCTTTTCAGGGAACAAAAAAATCCACTTTGCCGAGAAAGAGGTGCCCGAGCCAGGGCCGAGCCAATTATTGCTTCGAATCCATGCCAACGCACTCTGCGGCTCGGAACGCCCGCAATTTTATGACGGTGCATCCGTCACACCCGGCCATGAAGCGGCCGGCACGGTGGTAGCCTGCGGACCGGGGACGCAGACGCCCGCCGGTACAAGCGGGGTGGTTTTCCTGATGGACTTCTGTGGCGAATGCCGTTCGTGCCGGTTGGGTTTCACGAATCAGTGCCTCCACAAGCGCGGCGACATGGGATTCAACCGTGATGGAGGGTACGGCCAATACGAGTTGATTCACGAAAACATCTTTTTTCCGGTGCCGGACGGGATTTCTCCAACCGAAGCAACCCTGCTGCTGGACATCATGGGTACGGGCGGACACGCGATTGAGCGCTGCCAGCTTATGCGACCGGACATCGAATCGCTCCTGGTTACCGGGGCCGGGCCGATCGGGCTGGGCGTCCTCGCCATGGCCAAGATCATCCTGGGCCGCGAGTTAAAGGTCCTACTCACCGACGTGGTCGCCTACCGGCTCAGGCTCGCGGAACGTCTTGGTGGTCTGCCCATCAATGTCGCAAAAACCACGCTCGACGAGGGCATCAAGGCGCACGGGTTGGAACGCGTCGACATGGCGGTGGACACCAGCGGCAGGCAGGCCGCGCGCCAGGCAGCCCTTAACGCGCTGGCCCAACGGGGCTCGCTGATCTGCGTCGGCCACGGCGAAGGTATCACCCTCAAGGTTTCACCGGACCTCATCAGCCCGGAGCGAAGCGTGGCCGGCAGCGAGTACTTCCGGTACAATGAATTGCCGGTCAACTTGCGACGGCTGCAGGAACACCGTGATTACATGAGCCAGATCATCACCCACCGTCTGAGTGTTGATAGAATTCAGGAGGCATTTGAAATGTTCTTCCTGGACGGGGAAACCGGCAAAGTACTTATCGAACAATGA
- a CDS encoding FUSC family protein, with amino-acid sequence MDPDFRHSVITGLSCWLAALLAFSLQCDNPWWAVISAWIISGPDPRASLLKAALRVAGTAGAYVVAWECVRQVAGNPVGEATAMLLIGTVGTYKRFRSRYSYAWVIGSVTALMLIVMAIDDPVAVYRTAHYRAYEIIAGVLAATVCQRLLGPLLGLSIAGNDAPAAAAQEAELSTAQERELLVAALIGGALPGIIMLLWSRFNLPSPLQIVITAYVTIDRDVVATRLRASQRILGCLVGGLPGLLVVFWATDSLVLWSLLLIGGLTCLSRLHLAKSHPWSYVGTQGGVAFILALVTGNQPPDSILPVVNRVAGMISGVLILNVICFLVRRTS; translated from the coding sequence GTGGACCCCGATTTCCGGCATAGCGTTATTACCGGCTTATCCTGCTGGCTGGCCGCTCTGCTGGCGTTCTCCCTGCAGTGTGATAATCCCTGGTGGGCAGTCATTTCGGCCTGGATCATTTCCGGCCCGGATCCACGCGCGTCTTTGTTGAAGGCGGCGCTGCGCGTCGCCGGGACCGCCGGCGCTTACGTGGTAGCGTGGGAGTGCGTACGTCAGGTTGCCGGAAACCCGGTGGGTGAGGCGACTGCGATGTTGCTCATCGGAACGGTTGGAACATACAAGCGGTTTAGAAGCCGTTATTCGTACGCCTGGGTCATTGGGTCCGTGACCGCGCTCATGCTGATTGTCATGGCCATCGACGATCCGGTGGCGGTGTACCGGACCGCGCATTATCGCGCCTACGAAATCATCGCGGGCGTCCTCGCTGCAACGGTGTGCCAACGCCTGCTCGGTCCATTGTTAGGTCTGAGCATCGCCGGAAATGATGCCCCCGCTGCCGCTGCGCAGGAAGCCGAACTCTCCACCGCTCAAGAGCGCGAACTGCTCGTCGCGGCGTTGATCGGAGGCGCGTTGCCTGGAATCATCATGCTGCTCTGGTCGAGGTTTAACTTGCCCAGCCCCCTTCAGATCGTCATTACCGCTTACGTCACGATTGATCGGGATGTGGTTGCAACGCGTTTACGGGCCAGCCAAAGAATCCTCGGATGCCTTGTTGGCGGCCTTCCAGGACTGCTCGTGGTGTTTTGGGCTACAGACTCCCTCGTGCTTTGGTCGCTGCTGCTTATCGGCGGGCTCACCTGTTTGTCGCGCTTGCACCTGGCTAAAAGCCATCCATGGAGCTACGTCGGGACCCAGGGCGGAGTCGCCTTTATCCTGGCCTTAGTGACGGGTAACCAGCCGCCCGATTCGATCCTGCCTGTGGTCAACCGGGTCGCCGGGATGATCAGCGGCGTGCTGATCCTCAACGTAATCTGTTTTCTCGTGCGCCGCACATCCTGA
- a CDS encoding glucose-6-phosphate isomerase (catalyzes the formation of D-fructose 6-phosphate from D-glucose 6-phosphate), with translation MKATDSPLPSSIAFVAETGFIPEATAHYQKRLSDLRGLFLDPVALEQRIQDENDPVCYENYAFNNSQADGDIFFGTTIIYPGKVGLEYHLTRGHFHRKRDHAETYQALSGRGLVLFEREDGTTYTAELAPGKVTYVPPFWAHRSVNTGPVPLVFLWTCPVEAGHDYEALRGRGMRQVVLERDGRACVENRP, from the coding sequence ATGAAAGCGACCGATTCACCCCTCCCGAGCAGCATTGCTTTCGTGGCCGAAACCGGATTTATCCCCGAAGCCACGGCCCATTACCAGAAGCGCCTCTCGGACCTGCGGGGACTCTTTCTGGATCCGGTTGCCCTGGAGCAGCGCATTCAGGACGAGAATGATCCTGTCTGTTATGAGAACTACGCCTTCAATAACAGCCAGGCGGATGGCGACATCTTTTTTGGTACGACGATCATTTACCCGGGAAAAGTAGGGCTGGAATACCATCTCACGCGCGGCCATTTTCACCGGAAACGCGACCACGCGGAAACTTACCAGGCACTTTCAGGTCGAGGCCTGGTTCTGTTTGAGCGCGAGGACGGCACCACTTATACGGCAGAACTTGCTCCGGGCAAGGTCACCTACGTTCCTCCGTTCTGGGCTCACCGTTCGGTCAACACCGGTCCCGTGCCCTTGGTTTTTCTCTGGACCTGCCCGGTCGAAGCGGGCCATGACTACGAAGCCCTGCGTGGACGCGGGATGCGGCAGGTGGTGCTGGAGCGCGATGGCCGCGCCTGCGTCGAGAATCGCCCCTGA
- a CDS encoding aldo/keto reductase — translation MNIRPLGNSDLNITPIGFGAWALGGPWQFGWGPQEDQDSITALHRALELGVNWIDTAPAYGLGHSEEVVARALADWGGPRPYIFTKCGIIWDAQRKVDYSLREASVRRECEESLRRLKVEAIDLYQIHWPADDLAETEEGWRTLAALQKEGKVRWIGTSNFSREELERVQSIAPVTSLQPPYSLINRSVEAEQLRWCEANHVGVVVYSPMGSGLLTGAMTKERVANLPPDDWRRNNADFQEPKLSGNLALAERLRVVAERHGRTPGQAAIAWTLRLPVITGAIVGARNAKQVEGVMGAGDWRLTPEEVAEVEG, via the coding sequence ATGAACATACGACCTCTTGGCAACTCAGACCTGAACATCACCCCGATCGGCTTCGGCGCTTGGGCGCTCGGCGGCCCGTGGCAGTTTGGCTGGGGTCCTCAGGAAGACCAGGACTCGATCACCGCTCTTCATCGTGCGCTCGAATTGGGCGTCAACTGGATCGACACAGCCCCTGCTTACGGCCTGGGCCACTCCGAAGAGGTCGTGGCCCGCGCCCTTGCAGACTGGGGCGGCCCGCGACCCTATATTTTCACGAAATGCGGCATAATCTGGGACGCTCAGCGTAAGGTCGACTACTCGCTCAGGGAGGCATCGGTGCGTCGCGAGTGCGAGGAGAGCCTGCGCCGGCTTAAGGTTGAGGCTATTGACCTTTACCAGATCCACTGGCCGGCAGACGATCTGGCCGAAACCGAGGAGGGGTGGCGCACGCTCGCTGCGTTGCAAAAAGAGGGCAAAGTGCGCTGGATCGGGACCTCGAACTTCAGCCGGGAGGAATTGGAGCGCGTCCAATCCATCGCACCCGTCACCAGCCTGCAGCCGCCCTATTCGTTGATCAACCGCAGCGTGGAGGCGGAGCAACTGCGGTGGTGCGAGGCCAACCATGTCGGGGTCGTCGTCTATTCGCCCATGGGCTCGGGGTTGCTGACGGGCGCGATGACGAAAGAACGCGTGGCGAATCTGCCGCCGGACGACTGGCGCCGCAACAACGCGGACTTCCAGGAGCCGAAACTTTCCGGCAACCTGGCTCTGGCCGAGCGGCTGCGCGTCGTGGCTGAGCGGCACGGGCGCACTCCGGGACAGGCAGCGATTGCCTGGACGTTACGCCTGCCGGTCATTACGGGAGCCATTGTCGGCGCGCGCAACGCCAAACAGGTTGAAGGCGTCATGGGGGCAGGTGACTGGCGGCTTACCCCGGAAGAGGTTGCGGAGGTGGAAGGCTGA